The following proteins are co-located in the Candidatus Babeliales bacterium genome:
- a CDS encoding endonuclease/exonuclease/phosphatase family protein: MLRKILSVSVVTLIIGLPLQLCGAAGLPELRPINQAYYKAPGVIKPGQCESKVFWLQTPHNNDAILIELNDPQDSIPEIAIDGLANFHYISTEMDQNSSKYIAVPSGLYYWKKQASIKVRPTDPSYYTYSPQTEEFIYAQRKAAFNPFMRPEVFQKFRQKMQFIQKYLDDPVNNTWHPFDQKWINTLTTNAGQVVHHAAAALPLPKGAALVQPLAKETITIASSNVLSESLYKAWFNKNINRKANILPLANRQKLFNAAFRNSLQLEAKDFIMMQEHPHGQIEGGLNTPKGTNYFSLKYGLLRNGAITDIVYKTGSADLYYNSKKFIPKTPIFDSSVNAKNIANGRYLGAIFEFIDHPGCYIGIVSAHIQWGKPKQVQQLLSDIDAVAQPYPAMGWIIAGDFNMNYNQPQSKSTQEGLGYLKAAGFIDSGVGTTAQNKRFTALGKVEQSPQNYITLMEGIDYIFYKNLHLTTGNTYPEIDQFPDRLLTSGHPWNNGAATSDRDRTFYSDHAIIGAEFDYAIAQPAKKQVLQPQAPQQTPVKKGNEETEYPLFDIFGGI; this comes from the coding sequence ATGTTACGAAAAATACTGTCAGTTAGTGTAGTCACACTCATCATAGGATTACCATTACAATTATGCGGAGCAGCAGGACTACCAGAACTAAGACCAATCAACCAAGCATATTATAAAGCGCCAGGAGTTATAAAACCTGGCCAATGTGAATCCAAAGTCTTCTGGTTACAAACGCCCCATAATAATGATGCAATATTAATAGAGCTCAATGACCCTCAAGACAGCATCCCTGAAATAGCTATAGATGGACTTGCTAATTTCCACTATATCAGCACCGAGATGGACCAAAACTCTTCGAAATATATTGCTGTTCCTTCTGGTCTCTATTATTGGAAAAAACAAGCCTCGATAAAAGTACGTCCTACCGATCCTAGTTACTACACATATTCTCCTCAAACTGAGGAATTTATCTATGCACAAAGAAAAGCCGCTTTTAACCCCTTTATGCGACCCGAAGTATTTCAAAAATTTCGACAGAAAATGCAATTCATACAAAAATATCTTGATGATCCAGTCAACAATACATGGCATCCTTTTGATCAAAAATGGATTAATACCTTAACAACCAACGCTGGTCAAGTAGTTCATCATGCAGCTGCAGCCCTACCGCTACCTAAAGGCGCTGCACTGGTACAACCACTCGCCAAAGAGACAATTACAATCGCATCATCAAATGTGCTATCAGAGTCTCTTTATAAAGCATGGTTCAACAAAAATATCAACCGTAAAGCAAATATCTTACCCCTTGCCAATAGGCAAAAACTATTTAATGCAGCCTTCAGGAACTCCTTGCAACTTGAAGCCAAAGATTTCATCATGATGCAAGAGCATCCTCATGGACAAATTGAAGGAGGATTAAATACTCCAAAGGGAACCAATTATTTTTCCTTAAAATATGGTCTCCTTCGGAATGGGGCAATAACAGATATTGTATATAAAACAGGTTCTGCAGATCTCTATTATAATTCTAAAAAATTTATTCCAAAAACACCGATATTTGATTCTAGCGTTAATGCTAAAAATATCGCTAATGGACGCTACCTAGGAGCCATTTTTGAATTTATAGATCATCCTGGCTGCTATATTGGTATTGTCAGCGCGCATATCCAATGGGGAAAACCAAAACAAGTTCAACAACTTCTTTCTGATATTGACGCTGTTGCTCAACCTTATCCTGCAATGGGATGGATCATAGCTGGCGACTTTAATATGAACTATAACCAGCCCCAATCTAAATCTACCCAAGAAGGATTAGGGTATCTGAAAGCCGCAGGATTTATCGATTCTGGTGTAGGGACCACTGCCCAAAATAAACGATTTACTGCTCTGGGAAAGGTAGAACAATCTCCCCAGAACTATATAACCCTAATGGAAGGTATAGATTACATTTTCTATAAAAATTTACATCTTACAACAGGCAATACGTATCCAGAGATAGATCAATTCCCCGACCGACTTTTAACCAGCGGACATCCGTGGAATAATGGAGCAGCTACCTCTGATCGGGATCGAACATTCTACTCAGATCACGCAATTATAGGAGCAGAATTTGATTATGCCATTGCACAACCAGCAAAAAAACAGGTTCTGCAACCACAAGCTCCTCAACAAACGCCCGTCAAAAAAGGGAACGAAGAAACTGAATATCCATTATTTGATATATTTGGCGGAATATAA